Proteins encoded by one window of Clostridium cagae:
- a CDS encoding iron-containing alcohol dehydrogenase family protein, with amino-acid sequence MSSYSLFLPSYSIGSDVYKEIPKICEAYGRKAVVVGGKTAIAKAKKELLDGLKGSNIEIVDFVWFGGDSSYENVERLKKNPIVRDADMVFAVGGGRSIDTSKTMCDQTGQSLFVFPTIASNCAAITETTVIYDSNHVFKELYFTKKSATHCFINTKIIAEAPSNFIWAGIGDALSKEYECTFSSRGDELDHTNLLGVDISRNCVEPLLRYGKRAYEDVKINKVSNEVEQIILNIIITTGLVSVLVKNDYNSCLAHSVYYGCTTLQNIEKNHLHGEIVSYGVLVMLTCDKQFKERDRVYKFNKSIGLPTCLDDIEVKEGDIDKVLDKIMETSDIRHVPYEITRKMIYNAIMDLEKAIV; translated from the coding sequence ATGAGTAGTTATAGTTTGTTTTTACCAAGTTATAGTATAGGGAGTGATGTTTACAAAGAAATCCCTAAAATTTGTGAAGCTTATGGAAGGAAGGCTGTAGTAGTTGGGGGCAAAACAGCAATAGCAAAAGCTAAGAAAGAACTTTTAGATGGGCTTAAAGGTTCAAATATAGAGATAGTAGATTTTGTATGGTTTGGGGGAGATTCTTCATATGAAAATGTAGAGAGGCTTAAGAAAAATCCGATAGTTAGAGATGCTGATATGGTATTTGCAGTTGGTGGAGGAAGAAGTATTGATACAAGCAAAACAATGTGTGATCAAACAGGACAATCACTATTTGTATTTCCGACAATAGCTTCAAATTGCGCTGCAATAACAGAAACAACAGTAATTTATGATTCTAATCATGTATTTAAAGAATTATATTTTACAAAAAAATCAGCAACACATTGCTTTATTAATACTAAAATAATAGCAGAAGCACCAAGTAATTTTATATGGGCAGGTATAGGAGATGCATTATCAAAAGAATATGAATGTACATTTTCTTCAAGAGGTGATGAACTTGATCATACTAATCTTTTAGGCGTAGATATAAGCCGTAATTGCGTTGAACCACTTTTGAGATATGGTAAAAGAGCTTATGAAGATGTTAAAATTAATAAAGTGTCAAATGAGGTAGAACAAATAATTCTTAATATAATAATTACTACAGGACTTGTATCTGTTCTTGTGAAAAATGATTACAATAGTTGTCTTGCTCATTCAGTGTATTATGGATGTACTACATTACAAAATATAGAAAAAAATCATTTGCATGGTGAAATAGTTTCTTATGGTGTTTTGGTTATGCTAACATGTGATAAGCAATTTAAAGAACGTGACAGGGTTTATAAGTTTAATAAGAGCATTGGACTTCCAACATGTTTAGATGATATTGAGGTGAAAGAAGGAGATATTGATAAAGTACTTGATAAGATAATGGAAACAAGTGATATAAGGCATGTACCTTATGAAATAACAAGAAAAATGATTTATAATGCAATAATGGATTTAGAAAAAGCAATAGTATAA
- a CDS encoding metallophosphoesterase: MRTLKKILKRIFITIILMPAICFGIFAYSIYVEPNLLSVKNIEINNSSNIKNEDTIKIAQISDIHLGEYYTIDKLEKLVNKVNSQNADIIVFTGDLFDNVSKFEDTSKVAPILKKLNAKIGKYAIYGNHDYGGGAKNIYKNVMEDSGFKILVNDQANVKLDSGKTISILGLDDALLGNPDVEKTVRNIKESNYNLLLLHEPDLSDKFVSYNIDLILAGHSHGGQVKIPFLGEIVTPPLAEKYKDGLYNLNTQRNTQLYVNSGIGNTKMPFRFMNVPEVSIFEIKA; this comes from the coding sequence ATGAGAACACTAAAGAAAATTTTAAAAAGAATATTTATTACAATTATATTAATGCCTGCAATTTGTTTTGGAATATTTGCTTACTCAATTTATGTAGAACCTAATTTATTGAGTGTTAAGAACATAGAAATTAATAATTCTAGTAACATTAAAAATGAAGACACTATTAAGATTGCTCAAATAAGTGATATTCATTTAGGTGAATATTACACTATAGATAAATTAGAGAAATTAGTTAATAAGGTGAATTCACAAAATGCAGATATAATAGTATTTACAGGAGATTTATTTGATAATGTAAGTAAATTTGAAGATACATCTAAGGTAGCACCTATATTAAAAAAATTAAATGCTAAGATTGGGAAATATGCTATATACGGAAATCATGATTATGGTGGTGGAGCAAAAAACATATATAAAAATGTTATGGAAGATAGCGGATTTAAGATTTTAGTAAATGATCAAGCTAATGTAAAACTAGATTCTGGGAAGACAATAAGTATATTAGGATTAGACGATGCACTTTTAGGAAATCCTGATGTTGAAAAAACGGTGAGAAATATAAAAGAAAGCAATTATAATTTATTACTATTGCATGAACCAGATTTAAGCGATAAATTTGTATCGTATAATATTGATTTAATTTTGGCTGGTCATAGTCATGGTGGTCAAGTTAAAATTCCTTTTTTAGGTGAAATAGTAACGCCGCCATTAGCAGAAAAATATAAGGATGGATTATACAATCTTAATACACAAAGAAATACACAGTTATATGTAAATTCAGGAATAGGAAATACAAAAATGCCATTTAGATTTATGAATGTACCAGAAGTGTCAATATTTGAAATAAAAGCGTAG
- a CDS encoding radical SAM protein, with the protein MSFSEYMKNSTKNIVISKVCSLLEKNPSKNMDKLFNLSIKLIKDNENKKKIKNAYTYYNDTPLVKNFIENILSNLNSNFLKKFTINFFDYVFDNNAHSSFPFFVINLSPENNINHLTYSDVDTILTKVKENKIYYVFIIGKEPFSMDFLFNIYKKYPNILFIPFTNGEMFSPIICNRLYSTCNVIPIISLDGFKEETDYERGIGTFDKIMFNMDLLKQSSIPFGISSNISFNNVDIITSNKFTDMLLNKGSFINFYFYDSIINERKQKLELYAKMKNSRLNTSCFPLDFLDNSINSKILIDKNGFYNNEIKLKFNNMKYCFESCSLRI; encoded by the coding sequence ATGAGTTTTAGTGAGTATATGAAAAATTCTACTAAAAACATTGTAATTTCAAAAGTATGTTCACTTTTAGAAAAAAATCCATCAAAAAATATGGACAAATTATTTAATTTATCAATTAAGCTTATAAAAGATAACGAGAATAAAAAGAAGATAAAAAATGCATATACTTATTATAATGATACCCCTTTAGTTAAAAATTTCATTGAAAATATATTGTCGAATTTAAATTCTAATTTTTTAAAAAAGTTTACTATAAATTTTTTTGATTATGTTTTTGATAACAATGCTCATAGCTCTTTCCCATTCTTTGTTATCAATTTATCACCTGAAAATAATATTAATCATCTTACATATAGTGATGTTGACACTATTTTAACAAAAGTCAAAGAAAATAAAATATATTATGTTTTTATAATTGGAAAAGAACCCTTCTCTATGGATTTCTTATTTAACATTTATAAAAAATATCCTAATATATTATTTATACCTTTTACAAATGGAGAAATGTTTAGCCCTATAATTTGTAATAGATTATATTCAACTTGCAATGTTATACCTATAATTTCTCTTGATGGATTTAAAGAAGAAACGGATTATGAGCGTGGTATTGGAACTTTTGATAAAATTATGTTTAATATGGATTTGCTTAAACAAAGCTCAATACCATTTGGAATATCATCAAATATTTCATTTAATAATGTAGATATTATCACTTCTAATAAATTTACTGATATGCTCTTAAATAAAGGATCATTTATAAATTTTTATTTTTATGATTCTATAATAAATGAAAGAAAACAAAAATTAGAACTTTATGCAAAGATGAAAAATTCAAGATTAAATACATCCTGTTTTCCTTTAGATTTTCTTGACAACTCTATAAATTCAAAAATTCTTATAGATAAGAATGGTTTTTATAATAATGAAATCAAACTAAAATTTAATAATATGAAATATTGTTTTGAATCTTGTTCTTTAAGGATTTAA
- a CDS encoding manganese efflux pump, with the protein MNIFSPLLLSLSSHLDTFRVSNFCGLKKVSIEKAQILLISIITTFTTFISMCIGELISKLLLKEIVIPFGCVLLIFIGTYFFVEHIRLKKKSRNEDTSYYVEDNSRFGLLLKEGNMSPFTNSSHISFKDTLSLSIFLSKTNILLGLIAGLLNISIPLSIFFSFIISILMILIGNFITKFSFLSWLTKNFYVFSGTLLIFWGLCEYLL; encoded by the coding sequence ATGAATATTTTTTCTCCATTATTATTATCACTTTCATCACATTTAGATACTTTTAGAGTTTCAAATTTTTGTGGCTTAAAAAAAGTGTCTATAGAAAAAGCACAAATTTTACTTATTTCAATTATTACAACATTTACAACATTTATTTCTATGTGTATTGGAGAATTAATTAGTAAACTTTTATTAAAAGAAATAGTAATTCCATTTGGATGCGTACTTTTAATATTTATAGGGACTTACTTTTTTGTTGAACATATAAGACTAAAAAAGAAAAGTCGTAATGAAGATACATCTTACTATGTAGAAGATAACTCAAGATTTGGTTTGCTATTGAAAGAAGGAAACATGTCACCATTTACTAATTCTAGCCATATAAGTTTTAAAGATACCTTATCATTATCTATTTTTCTTTCAAAAACAAATATATTATTAGGTTTAATTGCAGGACTTCTTAATATAAGCATACCTTTGAGTATATTTTTTAGTTTCATAATAAGTATATTAATGATTTTGATTGGAAATTTTATAACAAAATTTTCTTTTTTAAGTTGGTTAACTAAAAATTTTTACGTATTTTCAGGTACCCTTTTAATTTTTTGGGGACTTTGTGAATATTTATTATAA
- a CDS encoding leucine-rich repeat domain-containing protein encodes MKKKLLIIGTAVLMTICSGSVQAFAYDNSANTKVEISEEEKFEPERNWLNMEVADQLNKKFNELTKEDFLKIKKLDLHYKRLEGELPETIGLMKNLEYLNLNYCKLTKIPDNITELTKLTYIDLGDNNFRELPEKFEEKIIKGEYQYVDVESSEVRLKEGLHFLKGNWTYLDRHGDRVKETITVDGKTYKFNEDGTLKIGWQKESDKWFYYDTSGELIKNTWKVINGKKYYFNENGEMLTGFIEVNSKKYYLNSNGEMATAWTKIDNQYYYFDSSGIMLSGWLNEGNNRYYLDQNGIMVSGRDMIIDGKNYKFYSNGTLIKNTWIDDNTYVQPNGEVATISSNYSHSNVQYNAFKYMTNTSNQLSVHNKAVELHDGNTSNNCVYFLSEVLRRNGIWLPEQTCNTYELEGLLKEKGFVASSDFTQLKPGDILYTNGHTHVYLFMGWRDNQYAYIVDNQRDKFGDEIFHIRNVYNDDSVYSTDRAIYFYYYPY; translated from the coding sequence ATGAAAAAAAAATTACTTATAATAGGAACTGCAGTATTAATGACAATCTGTAGTGGAAGTGTACAAGCCTTTGCATATGATAATAGTGCAAATACTAAAGTAGAAATTTCTGAAGAAGAGAAATTTGAGCCTGAAAGAAATTGGCTTAATATGGAGGTTGCAGACCAACTTAATAAGAAATTTAATGAACTTACAAAAGAAGATTTTTTAAAGATTAAAAAATTAGATTTGCATTACAAAAGATTAGAAGGGGAATTACCAGAAACAATAGGTTTAATGAAAAATCTAGAGTATTTAAATTTAAACTATTGTAAATTGACTAAAATTCCCGATAATATAACAGAATTAACTAAATTGACATATATAGATCTAGGTGATAATAATTTTAGAGAATTACCAGAAAAATTTGAAGAAAAGATAATTAAAGGTGAATATCAGTATGTTGATGTTGAAAGCAGTGAAGTAAGATTAAAAGAAGGATTGCATTTCTTAAAGGGAAATTGGACATACTTAGATAGACATGGTGATAGAGTTAAAGAAACTATAACAGTTGATGGTAAAACATATAAATTTAATGAAGATGGTACATTAAAAATTGGCTGGCAAAAAGAATCAGACAAATGGTTTTATTATGATACTTCTGGAGAGTTAATAAAAAACACATGGAAAGTAATTAATGGCAAGAAGTATTATTTTAATGAAAATGGTGAAATGTTAACAGGCTTTATAGAGGTGAATTCAAAAAAATATTATTTAAATTCTAATGGAGAAATGGCTACTGCTTGGACCAAAATAGACAATCAATACTATTATTTTGATAGTAGTGGAATAATGCTTAGCGGTTGGTTAAATGAAGGCAATAATAGATATTATTTAGATCAAAATGGTATCATGGTATCTGGAAGAGATATGATTATAGACGGTAAAAATTATAAATTCTATTCTAATGGAACATTAATTAAAAACACATGGATTGATGATAATACATATGTTCAACCTAATGGGGAAGTTGCAACTATATCTAGTAATTATTCTCATTCTAATGTTCAATATAATGCATTTAAATATATGACTAATACTAGTAATCAATTAAGTGTTCATAATAAAGCAGTAGAACTTCATGATGGAAATACAAGTAATAACTGTGTATACTTCTTATCAGAAGTTTTAAGAAGAAATGGGATTTGGTTACCAGAACAAACTTGTAATACTTATGAACTAGAAGGATTATTAAAAGAAAAAGGATTTGTAGCATCAAGTGATTTTACACAATTAAAACCAGGAGATATTTTATATACTAATGGTCACACTCATGTTTATTTATTTATGGGATGGAGAGACAATCAATATGCCTATATAGTAGATAATCAAAGAGACAAATTTGGTGATGAAATATTCCATATAAGAAATGTATACAATGATGATTCAGTATACTCTACTGATAGAGCAATATATTTTTACTATTATCCATATTAG
- a CDS encoding M42 family metallopeptidase, translated as MNINKEYILKTAKEILEFNSPTGFCFDIMKKIEEIAKGFGYKFETTRKGCGIITVKGQSDEEVIGLSAHVDTLGAMVRSITSDGKLKFTLLGGPIVPTLDGEYCIIRNREGKLYSGTFLSTSPAAHVFEDSSSKTREPKNMEIRIDEVVKSKEDVEKLGICAGDFVFIDPKTTITESGFIKSRFIDDKGSVSCLMGLLELFNRENIIPKFTTKIFISVYEEVGHGSSYIPKDITEMIAVDMGCIGDDLNCTEYDVSICAKDSGGPYDYNMTTKLVNLAKENDINYAVDIYPMYGSDVGAALRGGNDIRGALIGPGVHASHGMERTHYNAFENTIKLLHLYLTK; from the coding sequence ATGAATATTAATAAAGAATATATTTTAAAAACAGCAAAAGAAATATTAGAATTTAATAGTCCAACTGGATTTTGTTTTGACATAATGAAAAAGATTGAAGAAATTGCTAAAGGTTTTGGATATAAATTTGAAACAACAAGAAAAGGTTGTGGAATAATAACAGTAAAAGGTCAATCTGATGAAGAAGTAATAGGGCTATCAGCTCATGTAGATACTTTAGGAGCAATGGTTAGATCAATAACAAGTGATGGAAAATTAAAATTCACTTTACTTGGAGGTCCAATAGTTCCAACATTAGATGGAGAATATTGCATCATAAGAAATAGAGAAGGAAAACTTTATAGTGGTACATTTTTAAGTACAAGTCCTGCAGCTCATGTTTTTGAAGATAGCTCAAGCAAAACACGTGAACCTAAAAATATGGAAATAAGAATAGATGAAGTAGTAAAATCTAAAGAAGATGTTGAAAAATTAGGAATTTGTGCAGGTGATTTTGTATTTATCGATCCTAAAACAACAATAACAGAAAGTGGATTTATAAAGTCAAGATTTATAGATGATAAAGGTAGCGTATCTTGCTTAATGGGATTACTTGAATTATTTAATAGAGAAAACATAATTCCTAAATTTACAACTAAGATATTTATTTCGGTTTATGAAGAAGTTGGACATGGATCATCATATATTCCAAAGGATATAACAGAAATGATAGCTGTAGATATGGGATGTATAGGTGATGATTTGAATTGTACAGAATATGATGTTTCAATATGTGCAAAGGACTCTGGCGGCCCCTACGACTATAATATGACAACAAAGCTAGTTAATTTAGCTAAGGAAAACGACATAAATTATGCAGTGGATATATATCCAATGTATGGATCAGATGTAGGAGCAGCACTTAGAGGTGGAAATGATATTCGCGGAGCCCTTATAGGACCAGGCGTTCATGCATCACATGGAATGGAAAGAACTCATTACAATGCATTTGAGAATACAATAAAATTATTACATTTATATTTAACTAAGTAA
- a CDS encoding esterase yields the protein MLKVYLKRAVSFAIILVMSFVFFPITAKADSHTYTDDYGSRMEWTNFKNSYDYFMIKFKKLDGSYAQNEWIHQQGENQTWGPYSIWTYFGDDYLNVDGWFQVDGKWYYSYPYHDSDYYGIARNCFIDDYYLGNDGALVKNAWIKEEIYECGKIIGCNWYYIGFDGKALKSAITPDGYKVNDKGIWIK from the coding sequence TTGTTAAAAGTATATTTAAAAAGAGCAGTATCATTTGCAATTATTTTGGTAATGTCATTTGTTTTTTTCCCCATAACTGCAAAAGCTGATTCACATACTTATACTGATGATTATGGAAGTAGGATGGAATGGACAAACTTTAAAAATAGTTATGATTATTTTATGATTAAATTCAAAAAGTTAGATGGATCTTATGCACAAAATGAATGGATTCATCAGCAAGGAGAAAATCAAACGTGGGGACCGTATTCAATTTGGACTTATTTTGGTGATGACTATTTAAATGTAGATGGATGGTTCCAAGTTGATGGAAAGTGGTATTATTCATATCCCTATCATGATTCAGATTATTATGGAATAGCAAGGAATTGCTTTATTGATGATTATTATTTGGGTAATGATGGAGCATTAGTAAAGAATGCTTGGATAAAGGAAGAGATATATGAGTGTGGAAAAATAATAGGTTGTAATTGGTATTATATAGGTTTTGATGGCAAGGCATTAAAAAGTGCTATCACTCCTGATGGATATAAAGTGAATGATAAAGGCATTTGGATTAAATAA
- a CDS encoding NCS2 family permease — translation MNKFFKLKEHNSTIRRETIAALTSFFAAVYIIIVNSSILSDSGIPLEPLIIATVLSSLIGCLIVGFVSNAPLIIMPGMGINALFTYTVVKTLGLTFYQALAAVIVSGILLTIVALTPLAKTITEAIPNNLKEAITVGIGLFITLIGLAKSGLIVSDPSNLLKLGDITSPEVIAFIIIMIITLILFIRNVPGAFLISIIVGTIISIFMGIVDLSNLTFSLPDFGAYKDIFFNPDFSAILTPNFWISTFSLTLVLVFENIGLLHGQVNGMLKAPEKSGKALTSVGFSVIAYGFLGTCPPVSTVEGAAGIAAGGRTGLTSIITGLLFLVSLFFIPFISIIPNAALAPILIIIGSLMFQNLKHLDFDDLTELIPAFIVIILIPLTYSIVDGIAFGFILYPICKLFSNKKKDLSVTMCITSAIFLVYFLIQGFIH, via the coding sequence ATGAATAAATTTTTTAAATTAAAAGAACACAATTCTACAATAAGGAGGGAGACTATAGCCGCACTTACATCATTTTTTGCTGCTGTTTATATAATTATTGTAAACTCTAGCATATTAAGTGATTCAGGCATACCTTTAGAACCATTGATTATAGCAACAGTTTTATCTTCATTAATAGGATGTCTTATAGTCGGTTTTGTTAGTAACGCTCCTCTAATCATTATGCCCGGTATGGGAATCAATGCACTATTTACTTATACTGTTGTAAAGACTTTAGGTCTTACATTTTATCAAGCACTAGCAGCAGTAATAGTATCAGGAATTTTATTAACAATAGTTGCACTTACTCCACTTGCTAAAACAATTACAGAAGCTATTCCAAATAATTTAAAGGAAGCTATTACAGTTGGTATTGGACTTTTTATTACACTTATTGGATTAGCAAAATCAGGTCTTATAGTATCTGATCCTTCTAATTTATTAAAGCTTGGAGACATAACTAGTCCTGAAGTTATCGCATTCATAATTATTATGATTATTACATTAATATTATTTATTAGAAATGTACCTGGTGCATTCTTGATTTCAATTATCGTAGGTACAATTATTTCTATATTTATGGGAATTGTAGATTTAAGTAATCTTACATTTTCTCTTCCTGACTTCGGAGCATATAAAGATATATTCTTTAATCCTGACTTTAGTGCTATATTAACTCCAAATTTTTGGATTTCTACATTTTCATTAACATTAGTTTTAGTATTTGAAAATATAGGATTATTGCACGGTCAAGTAAATGGAATGTTAAAGGCTCCTGAAAAATCTGGAAAAGCTTTAACATCAGTAGGATTCTCTGTTATTGCATATGGATTTTTAGGAACTTGTCCTCCTGTTTCTACTGTTGAAGGAGCAGCGGGTATTGCCGCTGGTGGAAGAACTGGATTAACATCAATAATAACTGGATTATTATTTTTGGTTTCATTATTCTTCATACCATTTATATCAATAATTCCAAATGCAGCATTAGCTCCAATTCTTATTATCATAGGAAGTTTAATGTTCCAAAATTTAAAACATTTAGACTTTGATGATTTAACAGAGTTAATACCAGCATTTATAGTAATAATATTAATTCCATTAACTTATAGTATTGTAGATGGAATAGCCTTTGGATTTATTTTATATCCTATATGTAAATTATTTAGTAATAAAAAGAAAGATTTATCAGTAACTATGTGTATAACATCTGCTATCTTCCTTGTTTACTTCTTAATTCAAGGTTTTATTCATTAA
- the leuA gene encoding 2-isopropylmalate synthase, with the protein MLNYKKYKRFETVKLKERQWPNNLIEKAPIWCSVDLRDGNQALINPMTVDEKIEMFKLLVKLGFKEIEVGFPSASQIEYDFLRRLVDEKHIPDDVILQVLTQARPHLINKTFEAIKGLKRAIVHIYNSTSVLQRDVVFNMSKEEIKQIAIEGTKLVKEYKKDFDGEILLEYSPESFTGTEVEYALEICDAVADVWEASKDNKIIINLPSTVQMDTPNIYADQIEWMCRNFKDRDRIILSVHPHNDRGTGVADAELALLAGADRVEGTLFGNGERTGNVDILNIAYNMFSHGTNPNLNLEDVNDIIDVYERCVKIPIHVRHPYAGKLVFTAFSGSHQDAINKGMKKYQERKNGVWEVPYLPIDPGDLGREYEALVRINSQSGKGGVAFVMDHCFGFKLPKIMHKEFACVIQKLSEKIGEISPDEIMKQFEREYLDIDEPFKLINYAITDINNGDSEADTKVDVLLKHKGMDLELEGLGNGPIDSLKKALVSSNLIDTKIIDYTEHALSTGSEAKAASYVYMERKDIDKKTFGVGVDSNITRASIKAIFSAINRLYSEK; encoded by the coding sequence ATGTTAAATTATAAAAAATATAAAAGATTTGAAACAGTTAAATTAAAGGAAAGACAATGGCCAAATAACTTAATTGAAAAGGCGCCTATTTGGTGTAGTGTTGATTTAAGAGATGGCAATCAAGCTCTTATAAATCCAATGACAGTGGATGAAAAAATAGAGATGTTTAAACTTCTTGTAAAATTAGGATTTAAAGAGATAGAAGTTGGATTTCCATCAGCATCGCAAATAGAATATGACTTTTTACGAAGATTAGTTGATGAAAAACATATTCCAGATGATGTGATATTACAAGTTTTAACACAAGCTAGGCCACATTTAATAAACAAAACTTTTGAAGCAATAAAAGGTTTAAAAAGGGCTATTGTTCATATATATAATTCTACATCAGTACTTCAAAGAGATGTGGTATTTAATATGAGCAAAGAGGAAATTAAACAAATTGCTATAGAAGGAACCAAATTAGTAAAAGAATATAAAAAGGACTTTGATGGAGAGATACTTTTAGAGTATTCACCAGAAAGTTTTACAGGAACTGAAGTTGAGTATGCATTAGAAATATGTGATGCTGTTGCTGATGTATGGGAAGCAAGTAAGGATAATAAGATAATTATAAATCTTCCATCTACTGTGCAAATGGACACTCCTAACATATATGCAGATCAAATAGAGTGGATGTGCAGAAATTTTAAAGATAGAGATAGAATAATCTTAAGCGTACATCCTCATAATGATAGGGGGACAGGCGTTGCAGATGCAGAATTAGCACTTTTAGCAGGGGCTGATAGAGTGGAAGGAACTTTATTTGGAAATGGTGAAAGAACAGGAAATGTTGATATTTTGAATATCGCATACAATATGTTTTCTCATGGTACAAACCCTAATTTAAATTTAGAGGATGTTAATGATATAATTGATGTTTATGAAAGGTGTGTAAAAATACCAATACATGTGAGGCATCCGTATGCAGGAAAACTAGTATTTACAGCATTCTCAGGTTCACATCAAGATGCTATAAACAAGGGAATGAAAAAGTATCAAGAAAGAAAAAATGGTGTATGGGAAGTACCGTATTTACCAATTGATCCAGGTGACTTAGGAAGAGAGTACGAAGCATTAGTTAGGATAAATAGTCAATCAGGTAAAGGTGGAGTTGCATTTGTTATGGACCATTGCTTTGGATTTAAACTTCCAAAAATAATGCATAAAGAATTTGCGTGTGTTATACAGAAATTATCTGAAAAGATAGGAGAAATTTCTCCAGATGAAATAATGAAGCAATTTGAAAGAGAATACTTAGATATTGATGAGCCATTTAAATTGATTAATTATGCAATTACAGATATAAATAATGGAGATTCTGAAGCTGATACTAAAGTGGACGTTTTATTAAAACATAAAGGTATGGATTTAGAACTTGAAGGCTTAGGAAATGGACCTATAGATTCATTAAAGAAAGCATTAGTTTCAAGTAATTTAATAGATACAAAGATTATAGATTATACAGAACATGCTTTAAGTACAGGATCTGAAGCAAAAGCGGCATCATATGTTTACATGGAAAGAAAAGATATAGATAAAAAGACTTTTGGCGTTGGTGTAGATAGCAATATCACTAGAGCTTCAATTAAAGCAATATTTAGTGCAATAAATAGATTATATTCAGAAAAATAA